The proteins below come from a single Paludibacter jiangxiensis genomic window:
- a CDS encoding efflux RND transporter periplasmic adaptor subunit, whose amino-acid sequence MQRHKFLLVTVIYSFALLISSCSEGKKEANAKKAENLPEDIVEMRDDQIKLAGIETGLIEERSMSGTLKVSGTITASPQDMASVSMPMGGFVKSTSLLPGSSVRKGQVLAVIENPEFIDIQQSYLEVKSKLEYTEAEYKRQSELYKNDVASKKNIQLATSEFKALKAQQRALEQKLLLIGINPSRLSDERISRSVALTSPISGYVKTVNVSIGKSVAATDVLFEIVNTGHLLLELTLFEKDADKVKVGETIHFYINNETEQHDAKVYQTSKTVGSDRSLKVYASIQGECKNVLPGMYANALVKATGSKVTAVPSEAVVSFDDKDYIFLFDRNKTENGRAFCEYRMVQVHKGVSDGGYTEIVLPKQFDPAKAKVVTKGAYNLLAAKKNAGEMSC is encoded by the coding sequence ATGCAACGACATAAATTTCTATTAGTTACAGTTATCTACTCCTTCGCACTACTTATTTCATCGTGCAGCGAAGGCAAAAAAGAGGCAAACGCCAAAAAAGCGGAGAACCTGCCCGAAGACATTGTGGAGATGCGTGATGACCAAATCAAACTGGCCGGCATTGAAACCGGTTTAATCGAAGAACGCTCCATGAGCGGAACCCTGAAAGTAAGCGGAACTATCACAGCATCGCCGCAGGATATGGCCTCGGTGAGTATGCCGATGGGCGGTTTCGTCAAATCTACTTCGCTTTTACCCGGGAGTTCCGTACGAAAAGGTCAGGTTCTCGCAGTTATAGAGAACCCCGAGTTTATCGACATCCAGCAAAGTTATCTGGAAGTGAAAAGCAAACTGGAATATACCGAAGCGGAATACAAACGGCAATCGGAACTCTACAAAAATGATGTGGCTTCGAAGAAAAACATCCAGTTGGCGACTTCCGAATTCAAAGCATTGAAAGCCCAGCAACGGGCTCTGGAACAAAAACTTTTACTGATCGGAATCAATCCTTCCAGATTAAGCGACGAGCGCATCAGCCGTTCGGTAGCGCTCACCTCACCTATTTCGGGGTATGTAAAGACGGTCAATGTCTCCATTGGCAAATCGGTTGCCGCCACCGACGTGCTGTTCGAGATTGTGAATACCGGCCATCTGTTGCTCGAACTGACGCTGTTTGAAAAAGATGCCGACAAGGTAAAGGTTGGCGAAACCATCCATTTCTACATCAACAACGAAACCGAACAACACGACGCGAAGGTGTACCAAACCTCCAAAACGGTCGGTAGTGATCGAAGCCTGAAAGTGTATGCCTCTATACAAGGCGAATGCAAAAACGTTCTTCCCGGCATGTATGCCAACGCTCTGGTGAAAGCGACAGGAAGCAAAGTAACGGCTGTTCCATCGGAGGCCGTGGTCAGCTTCGACGATAAAGACTATATCTTTCTCTTCGATCGCAACAAAACCGAGAACGGACGCGCATTCTGCGAATACCGTATGGTGCAGGTGCATAAAGGCGTTTCGGACGGCGGATACACAGAAATAGTTCTTCCAAAGCAGTTCGATCCGGCAAAAGCAAAGGTGGTGACGAAAGGCGCTTACAATCTACTTGCGGCAAAGAAAAATGCAGGAGAAATGAGTTGTTAA
- a CDS encoding right-handed parallel beta-helix repeat-containing protein: protein MPTCKNTLLTIVCFLTLQFTDNVFGTVYYVSKSGNDAFSYFAAQNKTSPKQTIAAGIRCLSAGDTLYIREGIYNEAINEYRTKLPSGNSWQTAVTIAGYPGEKVIIQPNASESEVLRLMGSSGGTRYVIFDNLILDGANVTSNIVKITYTGNNPNNTAHHIRIQSCELKQAKTNGIFVDSESNHNEFISLKIHDNGTTDFDHGMYICGSNNLIEKCDIYRNAGWGIHIYTEHKPESANYNIVRRNNIHENARAENRGFGIIVSSGTGNSVYNNLIWGNNGGIQIDYHAVNTIIYNNTIWSNNRSKTHENGIKTGAGSTNARIVNNISWNHIAGNISNAGINTYLSNNLTDKSPLFVNSSKSDFRLQEKSPAINTGKNLAPLVTDDYNGIRRPQGSTYDIGAFEYKTYK, encoded by the coding sequence ATGCCCACCTGCAAAAACACATTACTGACGATTGTCTGTTTTTTGACACTTCAATTCACAGACAATGTATTCGGAACGGTTTATTACGTTTCAAAATCCGGCAATGATGCTTTTAGCTATTTTGCCGCTCAAAACAAAACCAGTCCCAAACAAACTATTGCAGCCGGTATCCGCTGTTTATCCGCAGGAGACACACTTTACATACGCGAAGGAATCTACAACGAAGCAATCAACGAATACAGGACAAAACTCCCAAGTGGCAATTCGTGGCAAACCGCGGTCACCATTGCCGGTTATCCCGGAGAGAAGGTTATCATCCAGCCCAATGCAAGCGAATCGGAAGTCCTGCGACTAATGGGGTCGTCCGGCGGAACACGGTATGTGATATTCGACAACCTTATTTTAGATGGGGCCAATGTAACGTCCAACATCGTAAAGATCACCTATACAGGCAACAATCCCAACAACACAGCCCACCACATCAGAATACAAAGCTGTGAACTTAAGCAGGCCAAAACCAACGGCATATTTGTCGATTCGGAATCGAACCACAACGAATTTATCAGCCTGAAAATTCACGATAACGGTACGACTGATTTCGATCATGGCATGTACATCTGCGGCAGCAACAACCTGATTGAAAAGTGTGATATTTACAGAAATGCTGGTTGGGGAATCCATATTTACACGGAACATAAGCCCGAAAGCGCTAACTACAATATTGTTCGACGTAACAATATTCATGAAAATGCACGGGCAGAAAACCGTGGTTTTGGAATTATCGTTTCGTCGGGAACTGGGAACTCCGTCTATAACAATCTTATATGGGGCAATAACGGGGGAATTCAGATAGATTATCACGCCGTCAACACAATCATTTACAACAACACCATTTGGTCGAATAACAGAAGTAAAACTCACGAGAATGGAATCAAAACAGGAGCTGGAAGCACCAACGCGAGAATTGTGAACAATATTTCATGGAATCATATAGCCGGCAACATTTCCAATGCCGGAATAAATACATATCTCTCCAATAACCTCACCGACAAATCCCCACTATTTGTCAACAGTTCAAAATCAGACTTTCGCCTTCAGGAAAAATCTCCGGCCATCAATACCGGCAAAAATCTTGCGCCCCTGGTAACTGACGATTACAACGGAATTAGGCGTCCGCAAGGTTCCACTTATGATATTGGTGCATTTGAATACAAGACCTACAAATGA
- a CDS encoding polysaccharide biosynthesis protein, which yields MLKKTHKFWDVIVHRIVSSKYVSRWTILGIDLILSVISLVWCYLFDSSLHFNDAVSLPKVEYLIIGSLFICPWYFLFFKTHTGIIRYSSYHEVGRVLVAVVSINLSYYIVGLLSGYGYSGMFISLIVKNTTLNFIILIAFRFVVVSFYRFLTTYVAGRYRQRSLVYGVSRQSIALASLFLTDGYKGYRIVGFLTHDKHMIHQRIFDLPVYYADDNLDHVIREYKISALFLVKKQPIEIPDKKILRQCIDLHIKILSPDQAQMFRDLIPQKYYLNPQIKDLLGRDEIQIDFEKIKLQVENKTVLVTGAAGSIGCEMVKQLVTFKPQKIILFDSAETPLNSLLLEMEKYYPNVCEAILGDIRIRKRLEFVFRKYHPHIIYHAAAYKHVPMVERNPCEAVLTNVLGTRNIANYALKFRVEKFIMVSTDKAVNPSNVMGASKRIAEIYIQSLANHLDGKSATKFITTRFGNVLGSNGSVIPLFKEQIENGGPVTVTHPNIIRYFMTIPEACRLVLEAGVMGHNGNIYIFDMGKPVKIADLAKKMIEMAGLVPNRDIRIVYTGLRPGEKLYEELLNDKEITQPTTNPKIKVAKVRKYKLSEVAKLINELIVKAMLFDTRATVKKMKEIVPEFISMNSAYERFDKKLPD from the coding sequence ATGCTCAAAAAGACACATAAATTTTGGGACGTTATTGTACATCGTATCGTAAGTTCCAAATACGTCAGCAGATGGACTATTCTGGGAATTGACCTCATATTATCTGTCATTTCTCTTGTTTGGTGCTATTTATTCGACTCAAGTCTGCATTTCAACGATGCGGTCTCCCTCCCCAAAGTCGAATATCTTATTATTGGCAGCCTCTTTATTTGCCCCTGGTATTTTCTATTTTTCAAAACACATACTGGAATTATCCGCTACTCTTCCTATCACGAAGTCGGGAGAGTGTTAGTCGCTGTTGTCTCAATCAATCTCTCCTATTATATCGTCGGTTTACTCAGCGGATATGGTTATTCAGGCATGTTCATCTCCTTGATTGTAAAAAACACCACCCTCAATTTTATTATTCTCATCGCCTTCCGGTTTGTGGTAGTCAGTTTCTACCGTTTCCTTACCACTTACGTTGCCGGCCGCTACCGACAAAGAAGCCTTGTGTACGGTGTTAGCCGCCAAAGCATCGCACTGGCAAGCCTTTTCCTGACTGACGGATATAAAGGCTATAGAATAGTCGGCTTCCTGACACACGACAAACACATGATTCACCAACGAATATTCGATCTGCCGGTTTATTATGCAGACGACAATCTCGACCATGTAATCAGAGAATACAAAATCAGCGCCTTGTTTCTTGTAAAAAAACAGCCGATAGAAATCCCTGACAAAAAAATATTACGGCAGTGCATCGACCTGCATATCAAAATATTATCTCCAGACCAGGCACAGATGTTTCGCGACCTGATACCTCAAAAATATTACCTGAATCCTCAAATCAAGGATCTGCTTGGAAGAGATGAAATTCAAATTGATTTTGAAAAAATAAAGCTTCAGGTTGAAAACAAGACTGTTCTTGTTACAGGCGCTGCGGGTTCAATTGGTTGCGAGATGGTAAAGCAACTGGTAACATTCAAACCGCAAAAAATCATCTTATTCGATTCGGCCGAAACTCCGCTCAACTCCCTACTGCTGGAGATGGAAAAATACTATCCCAATGTTTGCGAAGCCATATTGGGAGACATCCGCATCCGGAAACGCCTTGAATTTGTTTTCAGAAAGTATCATCCGCACATCATTTATCATGCTGCGGCCTATAAACATGTGCCCATGGTTGAACGGAATCCGTGTGAGGCTGTGCTTACCAATGTGCTGGGAACCCGTAACATTGCAAACTACGCACTGAAATTCAGGGTTGAAAAATTCATCATGGTATCGACAGACAAAGCTGTCAATCCAAGCAATGTGATGGGTGCTTCGAAACGGATTGCAGAAATATACATTCAATCGCTGGCCAATCATCTGGACGGAAAATCAGCTACCAAATTCATAACCACACGATTTGGTAATGTGTTGGGATCAAATGGTTCTGTGATTCCTCTATTCAAAGAACAGATAGAAAACGGAGGGCCGGTAACTGTCACCCACCCCAACATAATCCGTTACTTCATGACCATCCCCGAAGCATGTCGCCTCGTGCTTGAAGCCGGAGTGATGGGACATAACGGTAACATTTATATATTCGACATGGGCAAACCGGTTAAAATTGCCGACTTAGCAAAGAAAATGATTGAAATGGCCGGCTTGGTTCCCAATCGTGATATTCGCATTGTATACACCGGATTACGACCGGGCGAAAAGCTGTATGAGGAGCTGTTAAACGATAAAGAGATTACTCAACCCACGACAAATCCGAAGATCAAAGTGGCGAAGGTTAGAAAATACAAGCTCTCAGAAGTGGCAAAATTAATAAACGAACTGATTGTCAAAGCGATGCTCTTCGACACACGAGCAACTGTAAAGAAGATGAAAGAAATAGTGCCGGAATTCATAAGCATGAATTCAGCATACGAACGATTTGATAAAAAGCTTCCTGATTAG
- a CDS encoding polysaccharide biosynthesis/export family protein, with product MKTIPVILVSICLLLSCSSSKNIAYFQYSGNRAAFSDSSATSETKLKAGDLLIITVNSTSPEVAVPFNLPTVPLPASSSSTTANPVATGTIALQNYLIDKDGTITFPVLGKINAAGMTKLQLADYIKNKICPHYIKEMPIVNIRYTNYKISVLGEVNKPGIYTIDNEKINLLEAIALAGDLTIFGIRDNILLIRDNDKGQRVTFEIDLRDRNIVNSPLYYLHQNDILYIQPNKPKARSASFNTGESMTLSAVGILISVASLVTLLVKK from the coding sequence ATGAAGACAATTCCTGTTATTTTAGTTAGTATCTGTCTGTTACTATCGTGCAGCTCTTCTAAAAACATAGCCTATTTTCAATATTCGGGAAACAGGGCCGCTTTTTCGGATTCTTCGGCAACATCCGAAACCAAACTGAAAGCCGGTGATTTATTAATAATTACGGTCAACTCCACATCGCCCGAGGTTGCAGTCCCTTTTAACCTGCCAACGGTGCCCTTGCCTGCCAGTAGTTCTTCTACCACAGCAAATCCGGTGGCTACAGGTACTATTGCCTTACAAAATTATCTGATTGATAAAGACGGCACCATCACATTCCCGGTATTAGGTAAAATAAACGCGGCCGGAATGACCAAGCTTCAATTGGCCGACTACATCAAAAACAAAATATGTCCCCACTATATCAAAGAGATGCCGATTGTAAACATCCGGTACACCAATTATAAGATTTCAGTATTGGGAGAAGTAAACAAGCCGGGCATTTATACTATTGATAATGAAAAAATAAACCTTTTGGAAGCAATAGCCCTTGCCGGAGATCTGACCATATTCGGCATCAGAGATAACATTTTACTTATCCGTGATAACGACAAAGGCCAAAGGGTGACCTTCGAGATTGATCTGAGAGACCGTAACATCGTCAACTCACCACTTTACTACCTGCATCAGAACGACATACTATATATCCAACCCAACAAACCGAAAGCGCGTTCCGCCTCTTTCAACACAGGAGAATCGATGACGCTTTCGGCTGTAGGAATATTGATTTCCGTTGCATCGTTAGTAACGCTGTTAGTCAAGAAATAA
- a CDS encoding GumC family protein: MQSRIQNITDKSVNFRESIDKYLRHWPWFVASVFLALIAGFLYARSQPDTYETTASIMVLDQSKNGATSQANLISQLNNIGLTTSPTMTNDEAKMIGSTALMRKVVYRLELYTSYSHRSFLKNEDLYDSSPLYARLDMAALERIKGNVMLTARYDSGKLVIDGEYLERRFVVHPNNLPGYYATPAGNLYIAQNKGYTTDKFPLTIKITNPSKVAKFIASSSLLTLVNKEANVIDLTLQTSNIKKGQDILKTLATVYNEDAVEQINHSAMSSANFLDGRIKLLTGELSTVERDAEQYKQSNNLTNIEADAQMYLGRSSGYITQRSTVENQLNLISYVKDFLRNPANKSALVPNLGLTDVGLVNVIQKYNDLVINREQIAQGSSEDNPALKAINLQVQTARKAILESIESTHKGLQITNQDLNSQNSAVSSKLRQIPKQEREFLEIKRQQQVKESLYLFLLQKREDASLSMAVTIPKGRLINTPDTSKQVAPRTSVILFVAFLLGLVVPASSIQIKNLMHTKIENRQDVEKITQVPVLAELGHISTDEIILNHKTAISPNSELFRLLRSNLQFVLDASSQKVIVVTSTQQGEGKTLVSINLAAILSLADKKVLLVELDLRRPRLSTYMEIEAKKGISSYLMGEDTDMQEIIKPVPDYPMLDILPTGIIPPNPNELILKDRLDMLISKLKEEYDYIVIDSAPVGVVSDTFLINRLADINLYVCRSRYTDKRNLVYINQIHQENRLNHLYIVINDVSLQNHSYSYHRKYGYGYAQENT, encoded by the coding sequence ATGCAATCCAGGATTCAAAATATCACAGACAAATCCGTCAATTTCCGGGAGTCGATTGACAAATACCTACGCCACTGGCCATGGTTTGTGGCATCTGTCTTTTTAGCTTTAATAGCCGGTTTTCTGTATGCCCGTTCGCAACCCGATACATACGAAACCACAGCATCAATCATGGTTCTCGATCAGAGCAAGAACGGAGCTACAAGTCAGGCCAACCTCATCAGCCAGCTAAACAACATCGGACTGACCACTTCACCCACTATGACAAACGATGAAGCAAAAATGATCGGATCAACAGCTTTGATGAGAAAAGTTGTGTACCGACTGGAACTCTATACCTCCTACTCGCACCGCTCATTCCTTAAAAACGAGGACCTCTATGATTCGTCGCCACTCTATGCCCGTTTAGACATGGCAGCACTTGAACGCATAAAAGGCAATGTAATGCTTACCGCGCGTTACGACAGCGGGAAGCTTGTAATTGACGGAGAATACCTGGAACGCCGTTTTGTTGTGCATCCCAACAATTTACCGGGCTACTACGCCACACCGGCAGGCAATTTATATATTGCTCAAAACAAGGGCTACACTACCGATAAATTTCCATTAACCATAAAAATTACCAATCCTTCAAAAGTTGCCAAATTTATTGCTTCAAGTAGCCTGCTTACTCTGGTTAACAAAGAAGCTAATGTAATCGACCTCACGCTGCAAACCTCGAATATTAAAAAAGGGCAAGACATCCTAAAAACACTGGCAACCGTATATAATGAAGATGCTGTAGAACAAATCAACCATTCGGCGATGAGTTCCGCCAATTTTCTGGATGGAAGAATTAAACTGCTAACCGGAGAACTGAGCACCGTAGAACGCGATGCCGAACAGTACAAGCAGAGCAACAACCTCACTAATATTGAAGCAGACGCACAGATGTATTTAGGCAGAAGCAGCGGATACATCACACAACGCAGTACCGTTGAAAACCAGCTGAATCTGATCTCGTATGTGAAAGATTTTCTGCGCAACCCGGCCAACAAATCTGCTTTAGTTCCCAACCTCGGGCTGACAGACGTGGGTCTTGTAAACGTAATTCAAAAATACAACGATCTGGTAATTAACAGAGAACAAATTGCTCAGGGATCATCGGAAGATAATCCTGCTCTCAAAGCGATTAACCTGCAAGTACAAACAGCGCGCAAAGCAATCCTGGAGAGCATAGAAAGCACCCACAAAGGACTACAAATCACCAATCAGGATTTAAATTCACAAAACTCAGCGGTATCGTCGAAGCTCAGGCAAATCCCCAAGCAGGAAAGAGAATTTCTGGAAATAAAACGCCAACAACAGGTCAAAGAATCATTGTACCTGTTCCTGCTCCAGAAGCGTGAAGACGCATCTCTCAGCATGGCCGTTACCATTCCCAAAGGGAGGCTTATCAATACGCCCGACACATCAAAACAGGTCGCTCCACGAACATCAGTTATCCTGTTTGTGGCATTTCTGTTAGGACTTGTAGTTCCAGCCTCATCCATTCAGATTAAAAATCTGATGCACACAAAAATTGAGAATCGTCAGGATGTGGAAAAGATTACCCAAGTGCCTGTTTTAGCCGAACTCGGACACATCAGCACGGATGAAATAATATTGAACCACAAGACGGCCATTAGCCCTAACTCTGAACTTTTCAGGCTCTTGCGATCGAACCTCCAGTTTGTACTTGATGCTTCCTCCCAAAAAGTAATCGTGGTCACCTCGACGCAACAGGGCGAAGGCAAAACGCTGGTCAGCATCAACCTGGCAGCCATCCTTTCGTTAGCAGACAAAAAAGTATTGCTCGTTGAACTGGATTTGCGGCGGCCACGGCTATCAACATACATGGAGATTGAAGCAAAGAAAGGTATAAGCTCTTACCTGATGGGTGAAGATACAGATATGCAGGAAATCATTAAACCGGTCCCTGATTATCCGATGCTGGACATATTGCCCACGGGAATTATTCCGCCTAACCCGAACGAACTGATACTGAAAGACCGTCTCGACATGCTCATTTCCAAGCTAAAAGAAGAATACGATTATATAGTAATTGACTCGGCACCGGTAGGTGTAGTTTCGGACACGTTCCTGATCAACCGGTTGGCCGACATCAACCTGTACGTTTGCAGATCGAGATATACAGACAAACGCAATCTGGTGTATATCAATCAAATTCACCAGGAAAACAGGTTAAATCACCTTTACATTGTGATTAATGATGTTTCGCTTCAAAACCACAGCTATTCGTACCATCGGAAATACGGCTATGGTTATGCACAGGAAAATACGTAG
- a CDS encoding Coenzyme F420 hydrogenase/dehydrogenase, beta subunit C-terminal domain — translation MIELLRKEDCNGCCACVDICPTMAIKLHTDEEGFWYPETDKDVCNDCELCNSVCPELHVAEVKKNDFEKPFAYAAVHKNLDVRFNSTSGGLFSAMAEIIYKNGGSVAGAVYNEDFSVKHYISNTKSDLQKLRSSKYQQSNMSGMHREIKRRLDDGENVLVCGTPCQMAALRLFLKKDYNNLIILDFVCRGVNSPMVFQKYLQSQEEANGAKIVAAQAKNKELGWRSLTFKMTFDNGKSVFQTKESNLFLRGYLSANAYCRPSCYTCQFKGWPRIADITLADFWGIEHVDAALDNDLGTSMVLINSKKGAAFFESIKEKIDFKEVSLAQASANNGALITPLKKPTIDRKQFFAELQTASFDKVATKYFPPPSVPAKEKIREFLGTILTIAQTTRLHPKTLYQFVKYNFLSGKVTTNIRKQGWLITTPHSVLEIHKRAKIDCKGTLYLGMKRIKKSRLESRLLVDPGGEIVVNGDFIFGYGSDIEVFKNAKLILNENGATNISTTIICAERIEIGKHVRMGRNVTIRDTNGNHFLALQGYKPSRPVTIGDHVWLCEGCTILPGVKIGDGAIIGACSTVVSNVPANAIVMGNPAKVVDENILWKF, via the coding sequence ATGATCGAATTACTTCGCAAAGAAGATTGCAACGGTTGTTGTGCCTGTGTTGACATTTGCCCGACAATGGCAATCAAACTCCACACCGACGAAGAAGGTTTCTGGTATCCGGAGACCGATAAAGATGTATGCAATGACTGTGAATTATGCAACAGTGTTTGCCCCGAATTACACGTTGCAGAGGTAAAGAAAAATGATTTTGAAAAGCCCTTTGCGTATGCTGCTGTGCATAAAAACCTTGATGTCAGATTCAACAGCACATCCGGTGGATTGTTTTCTGCCATGGCCGAAATCATCTATAAAAACGGAGGAAGTGTTGCCGGCGCTGTTTACAATGAAGATTTCTCTGTTAAGCACTATATATCAAATACTAAAAGCGATTTACAGAAGCTACGCAGCTCAAAATACCAGCAAAGCAACATGAGCGGGATGCACAGGGAGATCAAACGACGTTTGGATGACGGCGAAAACGTGCTGGTATGCGGAACACCCTGTCAGATGGCAGCATTAAGACTCTTCCTGAAAAAAGATTATAACAACCTCATCATTCTCGATTTTGTTTGCCGCGGAGTCAATTCTCCGATGGTATTTCAAAAATACCTGCAATCGCAGGAAGAAGCGAACGGAGCGAAAATCGTTGCTGCACAGGCAAAAAATAAGGAACTGGGATGGAGAAGTCTGACCTTCAAAATGACTTTCGACAACGGCAAGTCCGTTTTTCAGACCAAAGAATCCAACCTGTTTTTACGTGGCTATCTTAGTGCAAATGCGTATTGTCGACCTTCTTGTTACACCTGCCAGTTCAAAGGGTGGCCGAGAATCGCCGATATTACGCTGGCCGATTTCTGGGGCATCGAACATGTGGATGCTGCGCTCGATAACGACCTGGGGACTTCAATGGTACTGATCAATTCAAAAAAGGGTGCGGCATTCTTTGAAAGCATAAAGGAGAAAATCGATTTTAAAGAAGTAAGTCTTGCGCAGGCATCGGCAAACAACGGCGCGTTAATAACGCCCTTAAAAAAGCCGACCATAGACAGAAAACAGTTTTTCGCCGAGTTGCAAACAGCGTCGTTCGATAAAGTGGCAACTAAATATTTTCCGCCCCCCTCTGTTCCTGCGAAAGAAAAGATTCGGGAATTTCTGGGAACAATACTAACGATAGCACAAACAACACGCTTACACCCAAAAACGCTTTACCAGTTTGTGAAATACAACTTCCTGTCAGGAAAAGTAACAACAAATATCAGAAAGCAAGGGTGGTTGATAACAACGCCTCACTCTGTATTGGAGATACACAAAAGAGCTAAAATCGACTGTAAGGGCACACTATATCTGGGAATGAAAAGAATAAAAAAATCCAGACTGGAAAGCCGCCTGTTAGTAGATCCCGGAGGTGAAATTGTTGTAAATGGCGATTTCATATTTGGATACGGATCTGACATTGAAGTGTTTAAAAACGCAAAACTCATACTAAACGAAAACGGAGCAACAAATATCTCTACCACCATTATTTGTGCTGAACGAATAGAAATCGGCAAGCATGTCAGGATGGGGCGTAATGTCACCATCAGAGACACCAACGGAAATCACTTTCTGGCTCTTCAGGGATACAAGCCATCACGACCTGTAACCATCGGCGACCACGTATGGCTTTGCGAAGGCTGTACCATTTTACCCGGAGTGAAAATTGGCGATGGCGCCATCATAGGAGCATGTTCAACGGTTGTTTCAAATGTACCGGCCAATGCCATTGTGATGGGAAACCCGGCCAAGGTAGTAGATGAAAACATTTTATGGAAATTCTGA
- a CDS encoding acyl carrier protein — protein MELQDYISKFASRFDETPAEKFTADTEFKALDEWSSLSALTIIAMADEEYGVKIKGEDIRNSDTIKDLYAIVKSRA, from the coding sequence ATGGAACTGCAAGATTACATCAGCAAATTCGCTTCCAGGTTTGACGAAACACCTGCCGAAAAATTTACCGCCGATACTGAATTCAAGGCGTTGGACGAATGGAGTTCTCTTTCTGCATTAACCATTATTGCTATGGCTGATGAAGAATATGGAGTCAAAATCAAGGGTGAAGATATCCGCAATTCGGATACCATTAAAGATTTGTATGCTATCGTAAAATCGAGAGCCTGA
- a CDS encoding 3-oxoacyl-ACP synthase III family protein, whose product MNRSYIKAISYYLPKQALTNEDLAREFSDPNVEKNAGKVGIDVRYIAAEDETAGDMAEQAARNLFQEYNIAPETIDFLILCTQSPDYFLPATACVLQHRLGIPSNAGAIDFNQGCSGYLYGLALAKGLIAANVAKNILLLTAETYSKHIHQQDKANRILFGDAASATLISNEGFAAIGEFSLGTDGAGENDLIVRTGGFRHKNALNDFTIDKNGTVISSDHLFLNGSEIFSFTQEKVPLLVKDTLLQNGLEQEQIDLFVFHQSNRFMLDFLRKKIKIDEEKFYYCLSRFGNTVSSTIPIALKEAMTDKSIKVNNKILLASYGVGYSWAGVVLNF is encoded by the coding sequence ATGAACCGAAGCTACATAAAAGCAATATCATACTATCTTCCCAAACAGGCACTCACCAACGAAGACCTGGCGAGAGAGTTTTCCGATCCGAATGTTGAAAAAAATGCGGGGAAAGTCGGAATAGATGTAAGGTACATTGCGGCCGAAGATGAGACTGCGGGAGACATGGCAGAACAGGCCGCACGGAATCTTTTCCAGGAATATAACATAGCACCGGAAACGATAGATTTTCTGATACTTTGCACACAAAGCCCTGATTATTTTTTACCGGCTACGGCTTGTGTTTTACAACACCGGCTTGGAATTCCGTCAAACGCCGGCGCTATCGATTTTAATCAGGGATGCTCGGGCTACCTGTACGGGCTCGCGCTGGCAAAAGGCCTGATTGCAGCCAATGTTGCCAAAAACATTTTGTTACTGACTGCTGAGACTTATTCCAAACATATTCATCAACAGGACAAAGCAAACCGGATTTTATTCGGAGATGCCGCATCAGCTACGCTTATCTCCAATGAAGGCTTTGCTGCAATCGGAGAATTCAGTTTGGGAACAGACGGGGCCGGAGAAAATGATTTGATCGTGAGAACAGGAGGATTTAGGCATAAAAACGCGCTGAATGATTTCACGATTGACAAAAATGGCACCGTCATATCATCCGACCACCTGTTTCTAAATGGCTCTGAGATCTTCTCTTTTACACAGGAGAAAGTTCCGCTGCTGGTAAAAGACACTCTGTTACAAAACGGGCTGGAACAAGAGCAGATCGACCTGTTTGTCTTTCATCAGTCGAACCGGTTTATGCTCGACTTTCTGCGAAAGAAAATCAAAATCGACGAAGAGAAATTTTATTATTGCTTATCCCGCTTCGGGAATACCGTATCATCCACCATACCAATAGCTTTGAAAGAAGCCATGACCGATAAATCGATAAAGGTCAACAACAAAATACTTTTGGCAAGCTATGGCGTAGGCTATTCCTGGGCAGGAGTTGTTCTTAATTTTTAG